The Pseudogulbenkiania sp. MAI-1 sequence CATCGGCTTCTCGTCAGCGAGGATGTGGAAGCTGCCGCGGCGAACGAAGTCCTCCGTGACGTCCTTGCGGATTTGCAGGCCCTTGGACTGGTTCTCTGCCCAGTCATACAGCTGGCGGCCCGCAGCTTGGTACTCGGCCTCGTTCTGTGGCGCCTTCACCATGGCCCAGCCTTTGGCGCGCTTCCATTCTTCGACCAGGCGCAGCTCGAACTTGCGAATCTCGTCGCCGACAAGGGCGTTGACACGCGACCAATGTGCGCGTTGGGAGAACGCGCGGTAGAAGTCCAAGATTGCCATCTCCAAGCTGTCGCTGGACATGGCAATCGCCCGCAGCTGCTCGACGAACTGCCGGGTGTCTTTCATCGCGTCAATTCCCTCGTCAGGGTAGGCGTCGTCGAAGGTTATTGGCAGGCGCTCGTCGTAATACTCGCTGTTGACCTGCGCAAACTTCGCCCAGACCTCGGCGCCGGTAATGGGCTCGCGCTCGCCCTGGATGAGCTCTATAGCTTCCCTGAGCCACCACCCTTCCATGCGTTCACGGACATCAGTGCGGAACTTCGCAGCCACCGACCGCAGAAGCGGGGCGAAGGCGGCATCCAGCTCCATGATGCGCAGCGAACTATCGGCAATCACGATGCGGGCCAAGAAGTCGTCCTGCTGGGTCGCAGTCAACGAGCTGAACTTGTTTTCAATCTGCGCACTCAGCTGCGTCTTCGAGCCCTTGAGCTCGGTGACGAGCTGCTTTGCGAAGTCAGCTGGCTTGGCATCAGCACCGTAGAGGAAATACCGAAGCAGCGTGGTGGGACCGACGCGCGCCGTCGTTGCCATGCAATATGAGTGATCGCAGGCAAGGTTGCCATCGCGGATGTACCGGTCGAGCCAGATGCGGACCG is a genomic window containing:
- a CDS encoding ABC-three component system protein, coding for MATQTDKYAAGEQGLGYVYQIRFALAHLMKQDESQALLIEADDDVELRDVDGKKTLISLKHKKVGETVATLSTDFWKSVRIWLDRYIRDGNLACDHSYCMATTARVGPTTLLRYFLYGADAKPADFAKQLVTELKGSKTQLSAQIENKFSSLTATQQDDFLARIVIADSSLRIMELDAAFAPLLRSVAAKFRTDVRERMEGWWLREAIELIQGEREPITGAEVWAKFAQVNSEYYDERLPITFDDAYPDEGIDAMKDTRQFVEQLRAIAMSSDSLEMAILDFYRAFSQRAHWSRVNALVGDEIRKFELRLVEEWKRAKGWAMVKAPQNEAEYQAAGRQLYDWAENQSKGLQIRKDVTEDFVRRGSFHILADEKPMPRVHWHPQFLERLKAATSKVTA